One window of the Leptospira ryugenii genome contains the following:
- a CDS encoding SpoIIE family protein phosphatase produces MGSWGPIAFDFYSFGSLVGVIFTFFNAQFFLTVKEKSKATLFLGMATLSLGLFHTAYLIGFSLMGPGSAYLRWLVMPNAMLGATFLCAFFLSFPEEYYLKTRKIVLRVLLLIILITTLYFIFVSFPSGRVFYFSGHYWDFPVPKFYKMYGIMVVLYFVTFIILDFIQLRKMPKESRIASFGIMMSFALLTIIPGVLNIQSRDGAFERGLYQTITDLLLVVGLFLSTVLYINSTKDKTTILSRIIGIALATFLLVIQLVAYFSIHQTESSFDMIYFQKSESVVQSNKIPNDTSFYFSYSLASQTGKSLKDPEGGQFSPNEYVEEFWNVWMLASLSNLSETDSLDTSVRRIFQSLPESTNAYQAELRRAIQAGECQTAQDLVRYLESIQKKIIYTRNKWRELQPAEIRTKGRSLFSQKEGKHSGFHLYIQQLLDGSEADEALYSKIDHMLAPVPYLGERNYRGKVKFTEANPKAQFYISYFVPDLSTSQVHEVGFPYERYRDFQHEVTLPWMYGGLGLAVLVIFGFRFFFGRALIRPIKEIIDGLTEVNSGNLDYRLSIHVEDDIGFMARSFNRMVRSIQAARKRLQQYASQLEEKVQERTKELENTLQEVRALKDQQDGDYFLTSLLLQPFSANHVHSDKVQIDFLLEQKKKFTFRQHAKEIGGDLNIANQILLNDKVYTVFLNADAMGKSMQGAGGALVLGSVFESIITRTQISPEARRSYPERWIKNSFVELHKVFEGFDGSMLVSLVLGLIDNETGLLYFINAEHPWMVLYRDGIASFLENELMFRKLGTSGVEGDIFIRTFQLEPGDVVIAGSDGRDDLLISLTADGKRIINEDERLFLKVVERGKGELELIYEELRAIGSFTDDLSLLRISFHEEREKVRVERERLKEVQSLLLKAREATESKDLKEAISYLEQAHSLEVNIPEIKKKFIQLYLKNKDFEKVKRIARDYSEIKPMDTEIMYVTAYSARKVGDLKTAIDFGERVRLRDPQHVKNLLNLGQAYLADRNFVRAEIILNAAWALDSENPSLEKLLEHVRKKQSPSL; encoded by the coding sequence ATGGGTTCTTGGGGTCCGATCGCATTTGATTTTTATTCGTTTGGCTCGCTTGTGGGTGTGATCTTCACCTTCTTCAATGCGCAATTCTTTTTAACAGTGAAGGAAAAGTCAAAGGCCACATTATTTTTAGGAATGGCCACACTTTCTCTGGGTTTGTTTCACACCGCTTATCTGATTGGCTTTTCCCTCATGGGACCTGGCTCCGCTTATTTACGCTGGCTAGTCATGCCAAATGCAATGTTAGGTGCTACATTTTTGTGTGCTTTCTTTTTATCTTTTCCAGAAGAATACTACCTTAAGACTCGAAAAATAGTATTAAGAGTTTTGTTGCTCATCATTTTGATCACAACTCTCTACTTTATTTTTGTTAGCTTCCCTTCCGGAAGAGTTTTCTATTTTTCAGGGCATTATTGGGATTTTCCCGTTCCAAAATTTTACAAAATGTATGGGATCATGGTTGTCTTGTACTTTGTAACCTTTATCATTTTAGACTTTATCCAACTCAGAAAAATGCCAAAAGAGTCGAGGATTGCCTCCTTTGGGATTATGATGTCTTTTGCATTATTAACCATAATACCAGGAGTTTTGAATATCCAATCACGTGATGGAGCCTTCGAAAGGGGACTCTACCAAACCATAACAGATTTGTTATTAGTTGTTGGACTATTTTTATCTACTGTCTTATACATCAATAGCACAAAGGACAAAACAACAATCCTATCACGCATTATAGGTATTGCCTTGGCTACCTTTCTCTTGGTGATCCAGCTTGTGGCTTATTTTTCCATCCACCAAACAGAGAGTAGTTTTGATATGATCTACTTTCAAAAATCCGAATCGGTTGTGCAAAGCAATAAGATTCCGAATGATACGAGTTTTTATTTTTCGTACTCCCTCGCATCGCAAACAGGTAAGTCATTGAAAGACCCGGAAGGTGGTCAATTTTCCCCAAATGAGTATGTGGAAGAGTTTTGGAATGTATGGATGCTTGCCTCACTTTCCAACCTTTCTGAAACAGATTCCTTGGATACGAGTGTGCGGAGGATCTTTCAAAGCCTTCCTGAATCAACCAATGCCTACCAAGCAGAGCTAAGGAGGGCAATCCAAGCAGGTGAATGTCAGACCGCCCAAGATTTGGTCCGGTATCTTGAGTCTATCCAAAAGAAAATCATCTATACACGGAATAAATGGAGAGAACTGCAGCCAGCAGAGATTCGAACCAAGGGAAGGTCTCTTTTTTCCCAAAAAGAGGGAAAGCATAGCGGCTTTCACCTCTATATCCAACAGCTCTTGGATGGAAGCGAAGCTGATGAAGCCCTCTATTCCAAGATCGATCATATGTTAGCACCCGTTCCTTATTTAGGAGAAAGGAATTACAGAGGCAAGGTAAAGTTTACTGAAGCAAATCCAAAAGCGCAGTTTTATATCAGTTATTTTGTACCTGACTTATCTACCTCGCAGGTCCACGAAGTAGGGTTCCCATACGAAAGGTATAGAGATTTCCAGCATGAAGTCACCTTACCTTGGATGTATGGTGGTTTGGGTTTGGCTGTGCTTGTGATCTTTGGATTTCGATTCTTCTTTGGCCGAGCACTCATCCGCCCGATCAAAGAGATCATTGATGGCTTAACGGAAGTGAATTCTGGGAACTTGGATTACCGGCTCAGCATCCATGTGGAGGATGACATTGGCTTTATGGCTAGGTCTTTCAATAGAATGGTGCGTTCCATCCAGGCAGCAAGAAAACGACTTCAACAATATGCGAGTCAGTTGGAAGAAAAAGTCCAGGAGAGGACCAAGGAATTGGAAAACACCTTACAAGAGGTGAGAGCCTTGAAAGACCAGCAGGATGGAGATTATTTCTTAACTTCACTCCTTTTGCAACCTTTCTCAGCTAACCATGTGCATTCGGATAAAGTGCAAATTGACTTCCTCTTAGAACAAAAGAAAAAATTTACATTCCGCCAACATGCCAAAGAGATCGGTGGAGACTTAAACATAGCAAACCAAATCCTTCTGAATGATAAAGTTTATACAGTTTTTTTGAATGCTGACGCCATGGGTAAATCCATGCAGGGCGCAGGCGGAGCTTTAGTACTTGGTTCTGTGTTTGAATCGATCATCACGAGGACGCAAATCTCACCAGAAGCAAGACGCTCCTACCCCGAGAGATGGATCAAAAATAGTTTTGTGGAATTGCACAAGGTTTTTGAAGGTTTTGATGGAAGTATGTTGGTGTCCTTGGTATTGGGACTCATTGACAACGAAACGGGCCTTCTCTATTTCATCAATGCTGAGCACCCATGGATGGTGCTGTACCGAGATGGCATTGCTTCCTTTTTGGAAAATGAATTGATGTTTCGAAAATTGGGTACATCAGGTGTGGAAGGAGATATATTCATACGTACTTTCCAATTAGAACCTGGAGATGTTGTGATTGCTGGATCTGATGGACGCGATGATCTCCTCATTTCACTAACTGCCGACGGAAAGAGAATTATCAATGAGGATGAAAGGCTCTTTTTAAAAGTCGTAGAACGAGGAAAAGGCGAATTGGAATTGATTTACGAAGAACTTCGCGCCATTGGAAGTTTTACAGATGACCTGTCACTTCTCCGTATTTCCTTCCATGAGGAGCGTGAAAAAGTCCGTGTGGAAAGGGAAAGGTTAAAGGAAGTACAATCTCTCCTATTGAAGGCTCGGGAGGCCACGGAATCAAAAGATCTGAAAGAAGCTATTTCCTATCTGGAACAGGCACACAGTCTAGAGGTAAACATTCCAGAAATCAAAAAGAAATTCATCCAATTGTATCTCAAAAACAAAGATTTTGAAAAGGTAAAGCGGATTGCTCGAGATTACTCCGAAATCAAACCAATGGATACTGAGATTATGTATGTGACCGCGTATTCCGCACGAAAGGTTGGGGATCTAAAAACCGCAATCGATTTTGGCGAAAGGGTTCGGCTACGGGACCCACAGCATGTGAAAAATCTCTTAAACCTTGGACAAGCCTACCTCGCGGACAGAAATTTTGTAAGAGCAGAGATCATTTTGAATGCAGCCTGGGCTCTCGACTCCGAAAATCCTAGTTTGGAAAAACTTTTAGAGCATGTGCGGAAGAAACAGAGCCCGAGCCTCTAA
- a CDS encoding DedA family protein: MRERSILPSIFLKLCCTFCKRGSDSHVDVLGSLGEFVREFSQLPIWALLLFFAFSNFFENVFPPWPGDTFVVFSGFLVSKLDAPFYVWQLLLATLLGNWVGALTMFFFGKQILDWMKVSRFPWLRNVYEEDNFHKTIAWFKSYSVLLIILSRFSAGIRFFVAIIAGMSQMRPISFLFYYTIAISLWCGLLIYAGYFLGDRWDQIIVSLSIYNRIVSIFIIFIVLLFLGIYFSRKKLRS; this comes from the coding sequence ATGAGAGAGAGGTCTATCCTTCCATCCATTTTTTTAAAACTTTGTTGCACATTCTGTAAAAGAGGTTCTGATTCCCACGTGGACGTTTTAGGCTCCTTGGGTGAATTTGTTCGTGAGTTTTCTCAATTGCCAATTTGGGCTCTTTTGCTTTTCTTTGCCTTTTCCAATTTTTTTGAAAATGTTTTTCCTCCTTGGCCCGGGGATACCTTTGTCGTGTTTTCTGGCTTTCTAGTCTCGAAATTGGATGCCCCCTTTTATGTATGGCAGCTCCTCCTTGCGACTTTACTCGGAAACTGGGTGGGGGCACTCACGATGTTTTTCTTTGGAAAACAGATCCTGGATTGGATGAAAGTCTCTCGTTTTCCTTGGCTACGGAATGTATACGAAGAGGACAATTTTCACAAGACCATTGCTTGGTTTAAATCCTATTCCGTTCTACTCATCATCCTGTCTCGGTTTTCAGCTGGGATACGATTCTTTGTTGCCATCATTGCGGGAATGAGCCAGATGAGACCCATTTCCTTTCTCTTCTACTACACCATTGCGATTTCTCTCTGGTGCGGCCTTCTCATTTATGCAGGTTATTTTTTGGGTGACCGATGGGATCAAATTATTGTTAGTCTATCGATCTACAATCGAATTGTAAGCATTTTTATTATCTTTATAGTTTTGCTCTTTCTAGGCATATATTTTTCCAGAAAAAAACTTCGAAGTTGA
- a CDS encoding AI-2E family transporter: MPNWFENKNEIFVYLLLGLLSSATLYLLFFVFKPYLWAFFLSVLFYVTTRKFHNRLRIFLGSRFGSVSPYIMILLMLAGVVIPSYLILSSIILESLNFVSYIRNQLSEESLVALLLNSPLLTDFFSENEFFWIKLPGMYREYVGAHMDVLNLDSIYSILKNSSGFLFGSFEVPGTIFFNVFFTFILLFFFYKEGHRIENAIFNNLPFPEEIEERLGKRIEDAIRTVMLGNFFVSLLQGVAIYIILIFTPIQNKILLSSIATIFSLIPVVGTSVVWAPVGIYIGLVQNAWTVGVLVMIFGAAAYLILENFVKPKILDKKLKTHPFLIFLSLIGGLQEFGFAGIVIGPMALTSIIILWDFWKIFKETRFKDKNA; encoded by the coding sequence ATGCCAAATTGGTTTGAAAATAAAAATGAAATCTTCGTATACCTTCTATTAGGTTTACTTTCCTCCGCAACTTTATACTTATTATTTTTTGTATTTAAACCTTACTTATGGGCATTCTTTCTCTCAGTTTTGTTTTATGTAACCACGCGAAAGTTTCATAACCGATTGCGAATTTTCTTAGGGAGCCGCTTTGGTTCCGTCAGTCCTTATATCATGATCTTACTCATGCTAGCTGGCGTGGTCATACCGTCGTATTTGATCCTCTCCTCCATCATTCTTGAATCCCTAAATTTTGTGAGTTATATACGAAACCAACTCTCCGAGGAATCTTTAGTTGCTCTCTTGTTAAATTCTCCTTTGCTCACAGATTTCTTTTCCGAAAATGAATTTTTTTGGATCAAATTGCCTGGGATGTACCGCGAATATGTGGGAGCACATATGGATGTACTCAACCTAGACTCGATTTACAGTATCTTAAAAAATTCTTCTGGATTTTTATTTGGATCTTTTGAAGTACCGGGCACAATTTTTTTCAACGTATTTTTTACCTTTATTTTGCTCTTTTTCTTTTATAAAGAAGGTCATAGAATAGAGAATGCTATATTTAACAACTTACCATTCCCTGAGGAAATTGAAGAAAGGCTCGGCAAACGGATTGAAGATGCCATTCGTACGGTTATGCTTGGTAATTTTTTCGTCTCTCTACTGCAAGGTGTTGCTATTTACATCATTCTCATCTTTACACCGATTCAAAATAAAATTCTTCTCTCGAGCATTGCCACTATATTTTCTTTGATACCTGTCGTTGGTACTTCTGTTGTATGGGCACCTGTAGGGATTTACATTGGACTTGTACAAAATGCCTGGACAGTTGGTGTCCTTGTGATGATCTTTGGTGCCGCTGCTTATTTGATTCTAGAAAATTTTGTAAAACCTAAAATCTTAGATAAAAAATTAAAAACTCATCCTTTCCTAATTTTTTTGTCTTTAATCGGAGGATTGCAAGAGTTTGGTTTTGCAGGGATTGTCATAGGTCCCATGGCATTGACGTCCATAATCATACTCTGGGATTTCTGGAAAATATTCAAAGAAACGAGATTTAAAGACAAGAATGCCTAG
- the xseA gene encoding exodeoxyribonuclease VII large subunit, translating to MPSPDQSLTVSELNRLVKQTLSEEEGLKNIWVKGEVSNYSQTASSGHMYFSLKDQASVIKCAFFSFQSKHYKGRPIKNGMELRVFGSISVYEPGGYYSFSVQKVEELGEGDILLQIEKLKQELATQGIFNMEHKKPLPKFPKRLGIVTSPKGAAVEDIIRIATDLNPTIQILVSPCIVQGDEAPASICQAIEALNDPKWDVDVIIAGRGGGSFEDLMAFNTKEVVLAYYKSRIPIISAVGHEIDRVLTDLSADATAPTPTAAAKLAIPNLSEILLKIEETEERLDYALKNLTLLYKEKLTGVYSRSVFQNPLAVLEPRYIATDDVMNRIMLLGKNYIMQKRNNFLRQDTIHEKMSSAFQKKIQSFELLHSRVEHFSPLGTLKRGFSVIRNEKKEVIQSIEQTKEGELLEIILEKGRLQAQVKEKMVSKL from the coding sequence ATGCCTAGCCCAGACCAAAGTTTAACAGTCTCAGAGCTCAATCGCTTAGTAAAACAAACATTATCCGAGGAAGAAGGTTTAAAAAATATTTGGGTAAAAGGAGAAGTTTCCAACTATTCCCAAACTGCTTCCTCCGGACATATGTATTTCTCTTTGAAGGACCAGGCAAGCGTTATCAAGTGTGCCTTTTTTTCTTTCCAGAGCAAGCACTACAAAGGACGACCCATCAAAAATGGTATGGAGCTGAGAGTATTCGGCTCCATATCTGTATATGAACCAGGTGGCTATTATAGCTTTTCCGTCCAAAAAGTAGAGGAATTAGGGGAAGGTGATATTCTCTTACAAATCGAAAAGCTCAAACAAGAGCTAGCTACCCAAGGGATTTTCAATATGGAGCACAAAAAACCTCTTCCGAAATTCCCGAAACGATTGGGGATAGTTACTTCGCCCAAAGGAGCTGCCGTTGAAGATATCATTCGAATCGCGACAGACCTTAACCCTACCATACAAATATTAGTATCTCCTTGTATAGTCCAAGGTGATGAGGCACCGGCTTCCATTTGTCAGGCGATCGAAGCTTTAAATGATCCAAAATGGGATGTTGATGTCATCATTGCAGGTAGAGGGGGTGGAAGTTTTGAAGACTTAATGGCCTTCAATACAAAAGAAGTCGTACTCGCCTATTACAAATCCCGCATTCCCATTATCAGCGCTGTCGGACACGAAATCGATCGAGTGCTTACAGATCTGAGTGCTGATGCCACAGCCCCTACACCAACAGCAGCAGCAAAGCTAGCCATACCCAATCTCTCTGAAATTTTATTAAAGATTGAAGAAACCGAAGAAAGATTGGATTACGCATTAAAAAATCTCACTCTACTATACAAAGAAAAGTTAACAGGCGTTTATTCTAGAAGTGTTTTTCAAAATCCTCTTGCTGTATTAGAACCACGGTATATAGCCACCGATGATGTCATGAACCGAATTATGCTTCTTGGTAAGAATTATATCATGCAAAAAAGAAATAACTTCCTACGCCAAGACACCATCCACGAAAAAATGAGTTCAGCCTTCCAAAAGAAGATACAATCATTTGAACTCCTGCATTCTAGAGTGGAACACTTTTCGCCTCTAGGAACTTTGAAGAGAGGATTTTCAGTGATTCGGAATGAGAAAAAAGAAGTAATCCAATCCATTGAGCAGACAAAGGAAGGTGAGCTTTTGGAAATTATATTAGAAAAGGGCAGACTCCAAGCGCAAGTTAAAGAGAAGATGGTGAGTAAATTATGA
- a CDS encoding exodeoxyribonuclease VII small subunit, whose translation MMTDKKNISFEDALLELETIAEKLEKGQLSLEDSIKAYERGMELKKICSDRLAEAEAKIEYLAKGQNGQIVKETVKKKKGETSEKSEDDLF comes from the coding sequence ATTATGACCGATAAAAAAAACATTTCATTTGAAGATGCACTGTTAGAACTAGAAACCATTGCTGAGAAATTGGAAAAAGGCCAACTCTCCTTGGAAGATTCCATCAAGGCATATGAAAGAGGTATGGAATTGAAAAAAATCTGCTCGGACCGTCTCGCCGAAGCTGAAGCAAAGATTGAATATTTGGCCAAAGGCCAAAATGGACAGATTGTTAAGGAAACAGTCAAAAAGAAAAAAGGCGAGACTTCTGAGAAAAGTGAGGACGATCTGTTCTAA
- a CDS encoding sodium:solute symporter family protein: MGSYGIYVFLYLIITVLIGIIAARRVKNAKDFILAGRSLPLPISTAALFATWFGSETILGSSVEFAKGGFLAVIQDPFGGALCLLLLGIFFAKSLYRMQILTFGDFYRDRYGKKMEFIAGICLIFSYFGWVAAQFVALGIMMQIIFGVSQVVGLSVGAVLVVFYTYLGGMWSVSLTDFFQSISILVGLVFVFFQINEVKSVWASLQETPPGFLNFFPEASYDAWVKYLAAWMVVGLGSLPQQDIFQRVMSAKSEKVAVLASYLSAIIYLSFAMIPLLLGLLAHQLLPELSLHSEDSQLLIPRLVLHFASPLVQVLFFSALISAILSTASGAILAPSSILSENILKYFLKTKTDKSLLKLSRVSVLVVAIISYALAVGKPSIYALVEDSSGLSLVSIFIPMVFGLWSQKASEQAALLSLFTGIATWVVLEAMDLEMTSHFYGTLTSLMAILLGMKLFPKVPETAAITK; encoded by the coding sequence ATGGGTTCATATGGAATATATGTATTCCTATATTTGATCATTACTGTTCTCATTGGTATCATAGCGGCACGACGCGTTAAAAATGCAAAAGACTTCATATTAGCAGGTAGAAGTCTTCCTCTCCCTATCTCCACGGCCGCTCTCTTTGCAACTTGGTTCGGAAGTGAGACCATTTTAGGTTCTTCTGTCGAATTTGCAAAGGGCGGCTTTCTTGCAGTTATCCAAGACCCTTTTGGTGGCGCACTTTGCCTTCTTTTACTTGGGATCTTCTTTGCAAAATCACTCTACCGTATGCAAATCCTCACGTTTGGAGATTTTTACCGAGACCGCTACGGAAAAAAGATGGAATTCATTGCTGGGATTTGCCTTATCTTTTCCTACTTCGGTTGGGTTGCCGCACAATTTGTAGCATTGGGAATCATGATGCAAATAATCTTTGGAGTCTCGCAAGTTGTAGGACTCAGTGTGGGTGCTGTCTTAGTTGTTTTTTATACATACCTAGGTGGGATGTGGTCTGTATCACTGACTGATTTTTTTCAATCGATCAGTATTTTGGTAGGATTGGTTTTTGTTTTTTTCCAAATCAATGAGGTAAAATCAGTTTGGGCAAGTTTACAAGAAACACCGCCAGGTTTTCTTAATTTTTTTCCTGAGGCTAGCTACGATGCTTGGGTAAAGTATCTAGCAGCTTGGATGGTCGTAGGCCTAGGCTCCTTACCTCAACAAGATATCTTCCAGAGAGTGATGTCAGCAAAATCTGAAAAAGTCGCAGTCCTTGCTTCGTATCTCTCGGCCATCATCTATTTGAGTTTTGCCATGATACCCTTGTTACTTGGTCTATTAGCTCACCAGCTACTACCTGAACTCTCACTTCATTCCGAGGATTCACAACTATTAATCCCACGGCTTGTATTACACTTTGCAAGTCCCCTTGTTCAAGTTCTCTTCTTTTCAGCTTTGATCTCCGCAATCCTTTCAACAGCCTCCGGAGCGATTCTTGCCCCCTCTTCTATTCTTTCTGAAAATATTTTAAAGTACTTTTTAAAAACTAAAACGGACAAAAGTTTACTGAAACTATCTAGAGTTTCTGTATTGGTCGTTGCCATTATCTCCTATGCCCTAGCAGTTGGAAAACCTTCCATTTACGCCCTTGTGGAAGATTCTAGTGGACTATCTCTAGTTTCCATTTTTATCCCAATGGTTTTTGGATTGTGGAGCCAAAAAGCAAGCGAACAGGCAGCACTGCTATCTTTGTTCACAGGAATCGCCACCTGGGTTGTGTTAGAAGCTATGGATCTAGAGATGACTAGTCACTTTTATGGAACTTTGACAAGTCTTATGGCAATCCTTCTTGGGATGAAACTATTCCCTAAAGTCCCAGAGACTGCAGCAATAACCAAGTAA
- a CDS encoding D-alanine--D-alanine ligase produces MSKKRIGLIFGGISSEHLISIRSSFFIYQTIDRNDFQVIPIYIGTRGKWYIPNQFEAKFPHPEGMTEEIFSERFIRENEIDLTSDKHLLSVLKLDAAFLGVHGGQGEDGSLQGFLEIHQIPYTGSQVMASALAMDKLRSNQLFGLAGIPVAKFVELEKGKEDVKRFVLNLPFGFPIFIKPTLGGSSVNTGPAKTPEEAITLIEKIFVTESRVLLSELISGKEVSIGVLEKKNGNVWEPFPLVPTEIRPKSEFFDYTAKYTKGGSIEITPAEVSEEMTKTLQTYALLCHKILNCRGYSRSDFIIKADTAYVLETNTLPGMTGTSLIPQQAEALGIQMKDVFTWLLLQSLGL; encoded by the coding sequence ATGAGTAAAAAAAGAATTGGGCTTATTTTTGGAGGGATTTCTTCGGAGCATTTGATTTCGATCCGTTCTTCCTTTTTCATTTACCAAACCATTGATAGAAACGACTTTCAAGTCATTCCGATCTACATTGGTACTAGGGGAAAGTGGTACATCCCGAATCAGTTTGAGGCAAAATTTCCCCATCCGGAAGGCATGACAGAAGAGATATTTTCCGAAAGATTCATACGAGAGAATGAAATCGATCTGACAAGTGATAAACACCTCCTTTCGGTTTTGAAATTGGACGCTGCTTTTTTGGGTGTGCACGGCGGACAAGGAGAAGATGGCTCCCTACAAGGATTTTTGGAAATCCACCAAATCCCATATACAGGGTCTCAAGTTATGGCTTCGGCTTTAGCTATGGATAAACTTAGGTCGAACCAACTCTTTGGACTCGCAGGAATTCCCGTTGCAAAATTTGTAGAGCTCGAAAAAGGAAAGGAAGACGTAAAGCGTTTTGTCTTGAATTTACCCTTTGGATTTCCTATTTTCATTAAACCAACATTAGGTGGTTCTAGTGTAAATACAGGACCTGCAAAAACTCCAGAAGAAGCAATCACCTTGATTGAAAAAATCTTTGTGACTGAGTCAAGAGTTCTTCTTTCCGAGTTGATATCTGGTAAAGAAGTATCCATAGGTGTTCTAGAAAAAAAGAATGGAAATGTGTGGGAGCCTTTCCCTCTCGTTCCGACAGAGATTCGACCCAAATCAGAATTTTTTGATTATACCGCTAAGTACACCAAGGGTGGCAGTATTGAAATCACACCGGCTGAGGTTTCGGAAGAGATGACTAAAACCTTACAAACATACGCTTTGCTTTGCCACAAAATTTTGAATTGCAGAGGATATTCACGCTCTGACTTTATCATCAAAGCTGATACAGCTTATGTACTAGAAACAAATACCTTACCAGGCATGACAGGTACTAGTCTCATCCCCCAACAAGCTGAGGCGCTTGGTATACAAATGAAAGATGTCTTTACTTGGTTATTGCTGCAGTCTCTGGGACTTTAG